DNA from Chryseomicrobium sp. FSL W7-1435:
CTCGATGAGGATGATAGTGCACTTGTCATTCATGCAGGACCCGACGATTATGTAACAGACCCTTCAGGGAATTCTGGAGATCGCATAGCTTGTGGGATTATAAAATGAGAAAACCAAAAGAAACTTTATTTTCGTCCATTCACTTAAGTTAGTAAAAGTAGAATGGAACAGTCAGAGAGAAAAGCCTTCCTAATACCTTACAAAAAAGGCAAGGAACTTTGTAAAGAGTTCTTTGCCTTTGACTATATCTATTGAATTACTAATAGCTGCCTTCTTCAGAATCAGTTTGAGTGAAGGAGTTTTTCTAAATGTTTTACCGTAGGAGTCAGGTTTAACAAGAAATAGGACTCACGCAATCTCCGTGACGGACCACTAGACATTAAATAACCTGCTCCTCCCTGATGCAACATCGTACCGTGAGTAGCTTTGGCTGCCAAATAAGCGACTTCAAGCCTTAGCTTGAGTAATTCTTTCCAATACCCAACACTAGGACCGGCTTTTGCTATGTCGTAGACGCTGTTTTTTAGAGTAACCAATTGTTCCTCAAGTTCTTCAGACTGGATCGGCAAATAACTATTACACCCCATCTGTTTATTGCAGACTTGGAGAATCGAGTCAATGGATCCTCTCGTGACCCCAAACCCTAAGGGAGTTTGATAAAGAACAAATGCAGGTCGGATTATAGGGATGAATACGTCAGCATCTTCTGCCACAATCCAATTGTCCGGAATCCAAACCTCTTCAAACGAACATGCAAAAGTAGCACTACCGTTGACTCCCAAATACTCCGCTTTTTCCTTTAGAGACAAGCCCTCTGTTCGGCAGGGAACAATAGCCATGATGCGTCTTGCGTCATCCACTTCGGCCACTATTCCAAACCAGTGGTCGTCCCCTAAGTTCGAGACTGAAGGTAACTTCCCTGAAATGATATAACCGCCGTCCACCTTCTTCGCCCGCAAATGTAGCTTTTCAAGTCCTGCATAATATTTCATAGGGTTTGAGAGCCCCGTGGCACCTAATATTGAGCCGTTTTCAAATTGTGGCAGTAGGTGTTCCTTCAGATGAAGATTGGTACTTTGACGGATGTAGGTCATCGCAGCCAAATGGCACCAAAAATTAAATGCCGTGGTCATACATACCTTCGCAATCTCCTCTACCAACATCACCTCACGTGAATAGGAAATACCTTCAGAAGAATCGAGAAACCCATTTTGACCTAAACTCTTTAAAAAGTCAGATGCATAAAACGCCTCTGTATCGATTCTCTTCACATATGGCTTTAATTTTTCAGCAATCAGCTCTTGCAAACGGTCTGTGTGTGCCACAGGAACTCCCCCATTTCCATTCTTACGATAGTTCAGTCAATGTATCAATCGGTGCCATTACAGCTTCACGCGCCTTCTTAACGGTTGATTCATCAGGAGAATCATAGAAGCATAGACATTTCGTCATATCTTCACACACATATGTGCGAGAGAACTTCACTTCAGGGACCTCATCATAGTGGACCGAGTTTTTCGATTTTCTTTCTAAGTAAGCATCCATTGTAAGGTTCTCTGGAAGGTTCCACTCTACCAAATAATTTACCGTGTCCGCCTGTTTTTTCACTTCTTCTAGTTCTGTACCGACTAGTCGCACCGGTTTGATCAGAGTGACCGGAACTTCTAGTTTGCGTAATGATTCATTCACTAAAGTGCGTTCTTCAGCTTCGATAATGAAAAAAGCACGTGATAAATCTTTTGCTACCTGGACTTCAATCAAAACAGCACCTTGAGTGCCAATCTCGTCACGAACAGCTTCTACTTTTTGCTCGAATGATTCCTTGTCCTTGATAGTGCCATTAAAAACAGATTCGACTAGATATAAAGTGGTCATTGAAATTCCTCCTTTGGATTCAAAATCCAACCATTTAAGTGGGATATCGATTAAAGATTATTTTAAATGACTAGGTAATAAAAAACAACTCAGTTGTATCAATTTTTTCAATATGATTAAATAAGTGATAATGGAGGGAGCACAACATGCGCGAAACACGATACAATTTGCCTTGCAATATAGCACAGACTTTAAACTTGATTGGGGACCGCTGGACGTTACTCGTTCTTCATGAGATCTTGGTCGGCACAAAGACTTTCAATGATTTAAAAAAACAATTGCTAGGAATCTCATCGAATATACTTTCTGACCGATTGAAGCACTTAGAAAAATCAGGACTCGTACGTTCATCTCTTTATTCGGAACATCCACCTCGATACGAATACGCTCTCACAGAAAGCGGGAAGGCACTAGAACCCGTGTTTAATGCCATGGTTCTATGGGGGAGCGAGCACCTGGACCCTTGCTATAAAAAGCTGGTCCATACTTCTTGTCAACATGAAGTGGAGATTGCCTATTATTGTCCCCACTGCGAAGAAAATGTAACACAGCTTGAAACGACTGTTTTGAGAGATGAAGTAACAGAGTAGAGCAGAGATGCTCTACTTTTTTATGTGGCACGAATACCCCATTGTCTATTGATCCATCTTTCGAATACCCCTACTACCTTATCTAAAAGCAAACCTAAGACCCCTATAAATACAATTCCCGCCATCACAAAGTCTAGCCGCATGGAATTTCGTGCATCCACAATGAGATATCCAAGTCCAGATTGTGCCCCGACCATTTCACCAGCTACTAAGAATATCCACGCCGTACCCACTGCTATATGAAGTCCATTCGCAATGAATGGAAAGGCTGCAGGGAAGATCACCTTAAAAAGGAGCTGAAACCCTTTCACCTCAAAATTATCAGCCACCTTTAGATAATTGGCATCTACTTTACGGACTGCCCCAACTGTTGACAGCAGAACAGGGAAAAAGGCAGCAATAAAGATGATGACGATGGCTGGAATATCCCCGATTCCAAACCATAGGACAATAAATGGAGACCAGGCGATGGGAGATACAGGTCGAATCACTTGGGCAATCGGGTCGAGTATGCTCCAAAGCAGTGGTAGTCTTCCCAATAAGAGTCCTAGACCGACAGCAATAACAACAGCAGATAAATATCCTAGCAGGAAACGATAGAGGCTAACTTGAATGTGTGTTATCAGTGTCCCGTCTTGTATGAGACTCAAAATGGCTGTACCCACTGCTATTGGCGGTGGGAACAACACAGCATCGTAATCGCCAAAAGTATAGATCATTTGCCACACAGCGATTAAGAGTACAAAGCCAATCCCTGCCGGCGCTAAAGATTTTAGTTTCATTTATCGTCACATCGCTTCATCTAATAATGAGTGGTCTACAAAATCAGTGT
Protein-coding regions in this window:
- a CDS encoding acyl-CoA dehydrogenase family protein, which gives rise to MAHTDRLQELIAEKLKPYVKRIDTEAFYASDFLKSLGQNGFLDSSEGISYSREVMLVEEIAKVCMTTAFNFWCHLAAMTYIRQSTNLHLKEHLLPQFENGSILGATGLSNPMKYYAGLEKLHLRAKKVDGGYIISGKLPSVSNLGDDHWFGIVAEVDDARRIMAIVPCRTEGLSLKEKAEYLGVNGSATFACSFEEVWIPDNWIVAEDADVFIPIIRPAFVLYQTPLGFGVTRGSIDSILQVCNKQMGCNSYLPIQSEELEEQLVTLKNSVYDIAKAGPSVGYWKELLKLRLEVAYLAAKATHGTMLHQGGAGYLMSSGPSRRLRESYFLLNLTPTVKHLEKLLHSN
- a CDS encoding DUF4242 domain-containing protein — protein: MTTLYLVESVFNGTIKDKESFEQKVEAVRDEIGTQGAVLIEVQVAKDLSRAFFIIEAEERTLVNESLRKLEVPVTLIKPVRLVGTELEEVKKQADTVNYLVEWNLPENLTMDAYLERKSKNSVHYDEVPEVKFSRTYVCEDMTKCLCFYDSPDESTVKKAREAVMAPIDTLTELS
- a CDS encoding helix-turn-helix domain-containing protein, coding for MRETRYNLPCNIAQTLNLIGDRWTLLVLHEILVGTKTFNDLKKQLLGISSNILSDRLKHLEKSGLVRSSLYSEHPPRYEYALTESGKALEPVFNAMVLWGSEHLDPCYKKLVHTSCQHEVEIAYYCPHCEENVTQLETTVLRDEVTE
- a CDS encoding ABC transporter permease; the encoded protein is MKLKSLAPAGIGFVLLIAVWQMIYTFGDYDAVLFPPPIAVGTAILSLIQDGTLITHIQVSLYRFLLGYLSAVVIAVGLGLLLGRLPLLWSILDPIAQVIRPVSPIAWSPFIVLWFGIGDIPAIVIIFIAAFFPVLLSTVGAVRKVDANYLKVADNFEVKGFQLLFKVIFPAAFPFIANGLHIAVGTAWIFLVAGEMVGAQSGLGYLIVDARNSMRLDFVMAGIVFIGVLGLLLDKVVGVFERWINRQWGIRAT